The following proteins come from a genomic window of Edaphobacter sp. 4G125:
- a CDS encoding class I SAM-dependent DNA methyltransferase — translation MIHAIPNRVAALAFDRLAPDYDKKFTETSVGRAQRIAVWECAQHVFTPHSRLLELNCGTGEDALHFARQGFHVTACDVSTAMIAEARKKALLEGVSDRVRFYVQATERISEVAHEQPFSGVFSNFSGLNCVRNLDDIAEALAPLLLPRSPTLLCFSARYCVWEMVWYLLRGDTSRAFRRWNGYHETCLSDVTLPIYYPLCSGIRKSFSRHFRLISITGIGVTVPPSYADSWISQRPRLLHLFEITDAAIRRFPGLRVLGDHMLLHLERLPA, via the coding sequence GTGATACACGCGATCCCTAACAGGGTTGCTGCCCTCGCCTTCGATCGCCTTGCGCCAGACTACGACAAGAAATTTACAGAGACTTCTGTCGGCCGCGCACAGCGCATAGCCGTATGGGAATGCGCGCAACATGTGTTCACTCCGCATAGCCGCCTGCTTGAGCTCAATTGCGGGACGGGTGAAGATGCGCTTCACTTCGCGCGGCAAGGCTTTCACGTCACAGCATGTGATGTATCGACAGCAATGATCGCGGAGGCTCGCAAGAAGGCGTTGCTCGAAGGAGTCTCTGATCGCGTTCGTTTCTATGTGCAGGCAACAGAGAGAATCAGTGAAGTTGCCCACGAGCAGCCTTTTAGTGGCGTATTTTCGAATTTCTCCGGCCTCAATTGTGTTAGAAACCTGGACGATATTGCTGAAGCTCTTGCGCCACTCCTGCTCCCACGTTCCCCCACACTACTGTGCTTTTCGGCGCGCTACTGCGTGTGGGAGATGGTGTGGTATCTACTTCGTGGCGATACCTCACGAGCATTCCGCAGGTGGAACGGTTACCACGAGACCTGCCTCAGCGACGTCACGCTACCCATTTACTATCCTTTGTGCAGCGGGATTCGGAAGAGCTTTTCCCGTCACTTCCGCCTCATCTCGATCACCGGCATCGGTGTTACGGTACCTCCTTCTTATGCGGACTCCTGGATCTCTCAGCGTCCCCGCCTTCTGCACTTATTTGAAATAACTGATGCCGCTATTCGGCGGTTTCCCGGGCTTCGCGTACTAGGCGATCACATGCTTTTGCATCTTGAGAGGCTACCCGCATGA